A single uncultured Acetobacterium sp. DNA region contains:
- a CDS encoding ice-binding family protein produces MLTSSARAAELEPIVDLGAGLSYAVFAGTEIANTGTDTKINGDIGTSPGMLITGLTTDQLTAGMTHANDDNAKLVQNDLMMAYNNIKDSDNAKAITTNLGGQTLSPGVYSLNLPATITGTLKLDAQGDINAVFIFQVNSTLITEKGSRIELINGAQFSRVFWQVANNVTLGEKTDFKGNIFADTSIFSETDVTVQGRLLAITGGVTLNNTQVDTIEIVPENGENMETPQVYNPSDIIEETPKTGASDVTSPQETDFHDIIELVPQTGDLVAAPQENILSDTPNAVLTTKPNTVTSNINQIVPVTSDPITLDGAGDTFKVTVDLGAMTFNYDLGTWNPNAHSWVGGGWNAAGFNGSNDQIKVTNESAQPVDVTFAYMVFSPDGGNITGTFTQKSGNLNGIQTGTMHLGPASTANTYLNLQGQPTQIGSTPTKFGSINIQLNSVLP; encoded by the coding sequence ATGTTAACGTCATCTGCCAGAGCGGCAGAACTAGAACCGATAGTGGACCTGGGTGCTGGCCTCAGTTATGCAGTTTTTGCCGGTACGGAAATTGCCAATACCGGAACTGACACAAAAATAAATGGTGATATTGGGACTTCACCGGGAATGCTCATCACCGGGTTAACGACGGATCAATTGACCGCTGGTATGACACATGCAAATGACGACAATGCTAAGCTCGTTCAAAATGATTTAATGATGGCTTATAACAATATTAAGGATAGCGATAATGCTAAAGCGATTACCACTAATTTGGGCGGACAAACACTCTCACCAGGAGTTTACTCATTAAACTTACCGGCAACCATCACAGGAACTCTTAAACTTGATGCTCAGGGTGATATCAACGCTGTCTTTATTTTTCAGGTAAATTCAACTCTGATCACCGAAAAAGGCAGCCGGATCGAACTTATTAACGGAGCACAATTCAGTCGAGTCTTTTGGCAGGTTGCAAACAATGTAACGTTGGGAGAAAAGACTGACTTCAAAGGGAATATTTTTGCAGACACATCCATTTTTTCAGAAACAGATGTTACCGTGCAGGGTCGCTTATTGGCCATCACAGGTGGCGTTACCTTAAATAATACACAAGTGGACACGATTGAAATTGTACCAGAAAATGGCGAAAATATGGAGACTCCACAAGTATACAATCCCTCTGACATCATTGAAGAAACACCGAAGACCGGTGCGTCGGATGTCACTAGCCCTCAAGAGACCGATTTCCATGATATCATTGAATTAGTCCCTCAGACTGGGGATCTTGTCGCTGCTCCACAAGAAAACATATTATCTGATACCCCTAATGCCGTACTGACAACTAAACCAAATACGGTGACATCAAATATAAACCAGATAGTTCCGGTTACGAGTGACCCGATCACTCTTGACGGAGCAGGTGACACTTTTAAAGTGACTGTCGATTTGGGTGCGATGACATTTAACTATGATTTGGGAACATGGAATCCGAATGCTCACTCCTGGGTTGGCGGAGGATGGAATGCGGCTGGCTTTAATGGAAGTAATGATCAAATAAAAGTAACGAATGAATCGGCTCAACCCGTTGATGTGACCTTTGCATATATGGTGTTTTCACCTGATGGCGGCAACATTACAGGGACATTTACACAAAAATCAGGCAATTTAAATGGTATTCAAACAGGAACAATGCATTTAGGTCCTGCATCAACGGCGAATACCTATCTGAATCTCCAGGGGCAACCCACTCAAATTGGTTCGACCCCAACGAAATTCGGGTCGATTAATATTCAGTTAAACTCAGTATTACCCTAG